The following proteins are co-located in the Mycolicibacterium goodii genome:
- a CDS encoding endonuclease domain-containing protein, producing MTAPFLGSEALADGTLNRHQLRTRFRTLYPNVYVPKTSEPTLEQRTVGAWLWSGRRGVIAGPAAAALHGAKWIDPSIHIDLIHDNPRQPRGITTRRDTLLPGETVVIGEMLLTSAARTAFDIGRRSPTNRGVAQLDALLRVTGCTVADIADLANRHRGARGLRRLEATLSLVDPGAQSPKETWLRLLIVRDGLPKPTTQIPVLADDGTPLAYLDMGWEEWMVAVEYDGDQHRTDRRQYVKDIRRLEMLAELGWIVIRVVAEDGTAEVLRRIRAALTARQSSVRSRRKAS from the coding sequence ATGACCGCACCATTCCTCGGCAGTGAAGCCCTTGCCGACGGCACATTGAACCGCCATCAACTGCGCACGCGATTCAGAACGCTGTATCCCAATGTGTATGTGCCCAAGACCTCCGAGCCGACACTTGAGCAGCGGACCGTCGGCGCGTGGCTGTGGTCTGGCCGCCGCGGTGTCATCGCCGGGCCCGCCGCTGCGGCATTGCACGGCGCCAAATGGATAGACCCGTCAATCCACATTGACCTAATCCACGACAATCCGCGCCAACCGCGTGGCATCACTACCCGACGCGACACCCTGCTCCCTGGCGAGACGGTCGTCATCGGCGAGATGCTGCTGACATCAGCTGCCAGAACAGCTTTCGACATCGGACGCCGTTCGCCGACGAATCGCGGAGTCGCCCAACTCGACGCGCTGCTCCGAGTCACCGGGTGCACGGTCGCCGACATCGCGGATCTCGCCAACCGCCATCGCGGTGCACGCGGTCTGCGTCGGTTGGAGGCGACGCTGTCGTTGGTTGATCCTGGCGCACAATCCCCGAAAGAAACCTGGCTGCGTCTGCTCATCGTCCGTGACGGACTTCCCAAGCCCACCACCCAGATCCCGGTGTTGGCGGACGACGGTACACCGCTGGCCTATCTCGATATGGGTTGGGAGGAGTGGATGGTCGCTGTGGAGTACGACGGAGATCAGCACCGCACCGATCGACGGCAGTACGTCAAGGACATCCGGCGCCTCGAGATGCTCGCTGAACTCGGCTGGATCGTGATCCGTGTGGTCGCCGAGGACGGCACCGCCGAAGTCCTCCGCAGAATCCGGGCTGCGTTGACCGCCAGGCAATCCAGCGTGCGCTCACGGCGGAAAGCCAGCTGA
- a CDS encoding thiazole synthase yields MGTGGAPNLAVLEEALIASGTELTTVAMRRIDAETGTGVLDLLNRLGIAALPNTAGCRGAAEAVLTAQLAREALGTDLVKLEVIADERTLLPDAVELIKAAEQLVDDGFVVLPYTNDDPVLARRLEDIGCAAVMPLGAPIGTGLGISNPHNIEMIVAAAGVPVVLDAGIGTASDAALAMELGCDAVLLATAVTRASDPPTMAAAMASAVTAGYLARQAGRIPKRFWAQASSPAL; encoded by the coding sequence ATGGGCACCGGTGGTGCCCCCAACCTCGCGGTGCTCGAGGAGGCGCTCATCGCCTCCGGCACCGAACTGACCACCGTGGCCATGCGCCGCATCGACGCCGAAACCGGGACGGGTGTGCTGGATCTGCTCAACCGGCTCGGCATCGCGGCGCTGCCCAACACCGCGGGCTGCCGCGGTGCCGCCGAGGCCGTGCTCACCGCACAACTGGCCCGCGAGGCGCTTGGCACCGACCTGGTGAAACTCGAGGTGATCGCCGACGAGCGCACGTTGCTGCCCGACGCGGTCGAACTGATCAAGGCCGCAGAACAATTGGTCGACGACGGGTTCGTCGTGCTGCCCTACACCAACGACGACCCGGTGTTGGCCCGTCGGCTCGAAGACATCGGCTGCGCCGCGGTGATGCCGCTCGGTGCGCCGATCGGCACCGGGCTGGGCATCTCCAACCCGCACAACATCGAGATGATCGTGGCGGCAGCCGGGGTGCCCGTCGTGCTCGACGCCGGGATCGGCACCGCCAGCGATGCCGCGTTGGCGATGGAATTGGGTTGTGATGCAGTGCTTTTGGCGACCGCCGTCACCCGCGCATCCGATCCACCGACCATGGCCGCCGCGATGGCTTCGGCGGTCACCGCGGGTTACCTCGCCCGCCAGGCCGGGCGTATCCCGAAGCGGTTCTGGGCCCAGGCGTCGAGCCCGGCCTTGTGA
- the thiO gene encoding glycine oxidase ThiO produces MARTVAVIGGGVIGLSVARRAALDGWTVRLHCTTERGASWVAGGMLAPHSEGWPGEEQLLQLGLESLRLWHSGFLDGLPETVVTARESLVVALDRADVADLRTVAEWLAAQGHPVEPTTAARDVEPLLAQGIRHGFRATTELAVDNRAVVDALAAHCERLAVRWAGPVDDLADVDADAVVIANGIDAPRLWPGLPVRPVKGEVLRLRWRRGCMPVPQRVIRARVHGRQVYLVPRADGVVVGATQYEHGRDTAPVVSGVRDLLEDACAVMPALGEYELAETAAGLRPMTPDGLPIVERVDERTLVAVGHGRNGFLLAPWTAERIAAELEVGVGAK; encoded by the coding sequence ATGGCACGGACGGTCGCCGTCATCGGCGGCGGCGTCATCGGGCTGTCTGTCGCGCGGCGCGCCGCGCTGGACGGCTGGACGGTGCGCCTGCACTGCACCACCGAGCGCGGTGCCTCCTGGGTGGCGGGCGGCATGCTGGCGCCGCACAGCGAGGGCTGGCCCGGTGAGGAGCAGTTGCTGCAGCTGGGGTTGGAATCGCTGCGGTTGTGGCATTCCGGGTTTCTCGACGGTCTGCCCGAGACGGTGGTGACCGCACGCGAGTCGCTGGTGGTGGCGCTCGACCGCGCCGATGTCGCCGACCTGCGCACGGTTGCCGAATGGCTCGCCGCGCAAGGCCACCCCGTCGAGCCGACCACGGCCGCGCGCGATGTGGAACCATTGCTGGCGCAAGGCATTCGGCACGGCTTCCGCGCGACGACCGAACTCGCGGTGGACAACCGCGCGGTGGTCGACGCGCTTGCCGCGCACTGTGAGCGGCTGGCCGTGCGCTGGGCGGGTCCGGTGGACGACCTCGCCGACGTCGACGCCGACGCGGTGGTGATCGCCAACGGCATCGACGCGCCCCGGCTGTGGCCTGGCCTGCCGGTGCGGCCGGTCAAGGGCGAGGTGCTGCGCCTGCGGTGGCGCAGAGGATGTATGCCGGTGCCGCAGCGGGTGATCCGCGCGCGCGTGCACGGCAGGCAGGTGTACCTGGTGCCGCGGGCCGACGGCGTCGTCGTCGGCGCCACGCAGTACGAGCATGGTCGTGACACCGCACCGGTGGTCAGCGGTGTGCGCGACCTGCTGGAGGACGCGTGCGCGGTGATGCCGGCGCTGGGCGAGTACGAACTGGCCGAGACCGCGGCAGGCTTGCGGCCGATGACGCCCGACGGTCTGCCGATCGTCGAACGCGTCGACGAGCGCACGCTGGTCGCCGTCGGGCACGGACGGAACGGATTCCTGTTGGCGCCGTGGACCGCTGAGCGGATCGCGGCAGAACTCGAAGTGGGTGTGGGAGCGAAATGA
- a CDS encoding serine/threonine-protein kinase PknG — protein sequence MTSPEHPEIPDGDDTYVDSGPGTQPASLEDLDMDSASTMRPMATQAVYRPEFEDTDGTSRGTVVTEAYDQITMATRALSPMRRLGGGLVEIPRVPERDPLTALMTNPVVAESKRFCWNCGKPVGRSSPDGRALSEGWCPHCGSPYSFLPQLSPGDIVADQYEIKGCIAHGGLGWVYLAFDKNVNDRPVVLKGLVHSGDAEAQAIAMAERQFLAEVTHPGIVKIYNFVEHEDKHGNPVGYIVMEYVGGTSLKQARGTRLPVAEAIGYMLEILPALGYLHSIGLAYNDLKPENIMITEEQLKLIDLGAVSRLNSYGYLYGTPGYQAPEIVRTGPTVATDIYTVGRTLAALTLSLRTRRGRYVDGLPSDDPVLETYDSYHRLLRRAIDPDPRRRFSSAEEMSSQLLGVLREVVAADTGVPRSGLSTVFSPSRSTFGVDLLVAHTDVYVDGQVHSEKLTAHEIVRALPVPLVDRTDVGAPMLVASVLSEPVHTLDQLRAARHGALDTEGIDLNESVELPLMEVRALLDLGDVAKATRKLEDLAARVGWRWRLVWFKAVSEVLSADYDSATKHFTEVLDTLPGELAPKLALAATAELAGTADELRFYKTVWSTDNGVISAGFGLARAQSVAGERDQAVQTLDEVPPTSRHFTTARLTSAVTLLSGRSTSEITEQHIRDAARRVEALPDSEPRVLQIRALVLGTALDWLADNEASSNHILGFPFTEHGLKLGVEASLRALARIAPTQSHRYALIDLANSVRPMSTF from the coding sequence ATGACTTCACCCGAGCACCCCGAGATTCCCGACGGCGACGACACCTACGTCGACAGCGGTCCCGGCACGCAACCGGCCAGCCTGGAAGACCTCGACATGGATTCGGCGTCGACCATGCGGCCGATGGCGACGCAGGCGGTGTACCGGCCCGAGTTCGAAGACACCGACGGCACATCGCGCGGCACCGTCGTGACCGAGGCTTACGACCAGATCACCATGGCCACCCGCGCGCTGTCGCCCATGCGGCGCCTGGGCGGCGGGCTCGTCGAGATCCCGCGGGTGCCCGAGCGCGATCCGCTGACCGCGCTGATGACCAATCCCGTTGTGGCCGAATCGAAACGGTTCTGCTGGAACTGCGGCAAACCGGTCGGCCGGTCCAGCCCGGACGGCCGCGCCCTTTCCGAGGGTTGGTGCCCGCACTGCGGCAGCCCGTATTCGTTTCTGCCGCAACTGTCCCCGGGCGACATCGTGGCCGACCAGTACGAGATCAAGGGCTGCATCGCGCACGGCGGCCTGGGCTGGGTGTACCTGGCGTTCGACAAGAACGTCAACGACCGCCCGGTGGTGCTGAAGGGTCTGGTGCATTCCGGGGACGCCGAGGCGCAGGCCATCGCCATGGCCGAACGGCAGTTCCTCGCCGAGGTGACCCACCCGGGAATCGTCAAGATCTACAACTTCGTCGAGCACGAGGACAAGCACGGCAATCCCGTCGGCTACATCGTGATGGAGTACGTCGGCGGCACCTCCCTCAAGCAGGCCAGGGGCACCAGGCTGCCGGTGGCCGAGGCCATCGGCTACATGCTCGAGATCCTGCCCGCACTCGGTTATCTGCACTCGATCGGTCTGGCCTACAACGACCTCAAGCCCGAGAACATCATGATCACCGAGGAGCAGCTCAAGCTGATCGACCTCGGGGCGGTGTCACGGCTGAACTCCTACGGATACCTGTACGGCACACCGGGTTACCAGGCTCCCGAGATCGTGCGGACCGGCCCGACGGTGGCCACCGACATCTACACCGTCGGCCGCACGCTGGCCGCGTTGACGCTGTCGCTGCGCACCCGGCGCGGACGTTACGTCGACGGCCTGCCGTCCGACGATCCGGTGCTGGAGACCTACGACTCCTATCACCGGCTGTTGCGACGCGCGATCGACCCCGATCCGCGGCGCCGCTTCTCCAGCGCCGAGGAGATGTCCTCGCAGCTGCTCGGGGTGTTGCGCGAGGTGGTCGCCGCCGACACCGGGGTGCCGCGGTCCGGTTTGTCGACGGTGTTCAGCCCGTCGCGGTCGACGTTCGGCGTGGATCTCCTGGTGGCGCATACCGACGTCTACGTGGACGGGCAGGTGCATTCGGAGAAGCTCACCGCACACGAGATCGTGCGGGCGCTGCCGGTGCCGCTGGTGGACCGGACCGACGTGGGTGCGCCGATGCTGGTGGCCAGTGTGCTCAGCGAGCCGGTCCACACATTGGACCAACTGCGTGCGGCACGCCACGGCGCGCTGGACACCGAGGGTATCGACCTCAACGAATCCGTCGAACTGCCGCTCATGGAGGTCAGGGCCCTGCTCGACCTCGGTGACGTCGCCAAGGCCACCCGCAAGCTCGAAGACCTCGCCGCACGTGTCGGCTGGCGCTGGCGGCTGGTCTGGTTCAAGGCCGTCTCCGAGGTGCTCTCCGCCGACTACGACTCGGCGACAAAGCATTTCACCGAGGTGCTCGACACGCTGCCCGGTGAGCTGGCACCCAAGCTCGCGCTCGCCGCGACGGCCGAGTTGGCCGGCACGGCCGACGAGCTGCGGTTCTACAAGACCGTGTGGAGCACCGACAACGGCGTGATCTCCGCCGGGTTCGGGTTGGCGCGGGCCCAGTCGGTGGCCGGTGAGCGCGATCAGGCGGTGCAGACGCTCGACGAAGTTCCGCCGACCTCACGGCATTTCACCACCGCCCGGCTCACCAGCGCGGTGACGCTGCTGTCCGGCCGGTCCACCAGTGAGATCACCGAACAGCACATCCGCGACGCCGCCCGCCGCGTCGAGGCGCTGCCCGATTCCGAACCGCGCGTGCTGCAGATCCGCGCCCTGGTGCTGGGAACCGCGCTCGACTGGCTCGCCGACAACGAGGCCAGCAGCAACCACATCCTCGGATTCCCGTTCACCGAGCACGGTCTCAAGCTCGGCGTCGAGGCGTCACTGCGGGCGCTGGCCCGCATCGCCCCGACACAGTCACACCGCTACGCGCTGATCGATCTGGCCAACAGTGTGCGGCCAATGAGCACGTTCTAG
- the thiS gene encoding sulfur carrier protein ThiS — translation MITITVNGQSVEVDDTTTIERLLETRGFPVKGIAVALDWSVLPRSEWDQTLSGGARIEVVTAVQGG, via the coding sequence ATGATCACCATCACGGTCAACGGGCAGAGCGTCGAGGTGGACGACACCACCACCATCGAGCGCCTGCTCGAGACACGCGGCTTCCCCGTCAAGGGCATCGCTGTCGCACTGGACTGGTCGGTGTTGCCCCGGTCGGAGTGGGATCAGACCCTCTCCGGCGGTGCACGCATCGAGGTGGTCACGGCGGTGCAAGGTGGCTGA
- a CDS encoding SGNH/GDSL hydrolase family protein, with the protein MAAGPGIKPSAPGAPRLAGRSALNYPHLVAERLGLNLVDVTYSGATTAHVLRDKQNGVPPQIDALDGSEALVTVTIGGNDAGYVPLLTVAGWPRMVRRLPVLGAWVRNLLDADAREDALQQVATSLVEVGAAIRARAPQATVLFVDYLTLLPPVGVCAPPLSEADVALGRRVADTLERHTGAAATETGAGWVRAAEASRDHHAWSADPWTTRPGLPWPGRPAPLHPNAAGMRAVADLVAAQLG; encoded by the coding sequence ATGGCGGCCGGACCGGGGATCAAACCGTCCGCACCTGGGGCGCCGCGACTGGCGGGCCGCTCGGCGCTCAACTACCCGCATCTCGTCGCCGAGCGCCTCGGCCTGAACCTGGTCGATGTGACCTACTCGGGTGCGACCACCGCCCACGTGCTGCGGGACAAGCAGAACGGGGTGCCGCCGCAGATCGATGCCCTCGACGGGTCCGAGGCGCTGGTCACCGTCACCATCGGCGGCAACGACGCCGGTTATGTGCCGCTGCTGACCGTCGCGGGGTGGCCGCGGATGGTGCGCCGGCTGCCGGTGCTGGGCGCGTGGGTGCGCAACCTGCTCGACGCCGACGCGCGCGAGGACGCCCTGCAGCAGGTGGCGACGTCGCTGGTCGAGGTCGGAGCGGCGATCCGGGCGAGGGCCCCGCAGGCCACGGTGCTGTTCGTCGACTACCTGACGCTGCTGCCGCCCGTCGGCGTCTGCGCACCGCCGCTGTCCGAGGCAGACGTCGCGCTCGGCCGCCGCGTCGCCGACACGCTGGAAAGGCACACCGGCGCCGCGGCCACCGAAACCGGCGCGGGCTGGGTGCGCGCGGCCGAGGCCAGCCGTGATCATCACGCCTGGTCAGCCGATCCGTGGACGACGCGGCCCGGACTCCCGTGGCCGGGGCGCCCGGCGCCGCTGCACCCCAACGCGGCGGGCATGCGGGCGGTGGCGGACCTGGTCGCCGCTCAGCTCGGCTGA
- a CDS encoding NUDIX hydrolase, protein MRGDGDGWVMSENGARFWGRHGAAGLLLRAPMPDGSAAVLLQFRAPWSHQGGTWALPGGARDSHETPEQAAVREAHEEAGLPAEQLTVRTTVVTAEVAGIGGTHWTYTTVIADAAEPLRTIPNRESAELRWVLEDQVADLPLHPGFAASWQHLRGVTASIPLLNRQR, encoded by the coding sequence GTGCGTGGCGACGGTGATGGCTGGGTGATGTCGGAGAACGGCGCCCGGTTCTGGGGTCGCCACGGTGCGGCCGGTTTGCTGCTGCGGGCCCCGATGCCCGACGGATCGGCGGCGGTGCTGCTGCAGTTCCGCGCGCCGTGGAGCCATCAGGGCGGCACCTGGGCGCTGCCCGGCGGCGCCCGCGACAGCCACGAGACCCCCGAGCAGGCCGCGGTGCGCGAGGCCCACGAAGAGGCCGGTCTGCCCGCCGAGCAACTGACCGTGCGGACGACGGTGGTGACCGCCGAGGTCGCCGGGATCGGCGGCACCCACTGGACGTACACCACCGTGATCGCCGACGCCGCCGAACCGCTGCGGACCATCCCCAACCGGGAGAGCGCCGAGCTGCGCTGGGTGCTCGAGGATCAGGTCGCCGACCTGCCGCTGCACCCGGGTTTCGCCGCGAGCTGGCAGCACCTGCGTGGGGTCACCGCGTCGATCCCACTGCTCAACCGGCAGCGCTGA
- a CDS encoding glutamate ABC transporter substrate-binding protein, with the protein MLLVSILTAVSLVGCGQAAPALNLPSLTLAPPTPAGMEELPPQPVRVPEADNDNCNRTASLRPFSNKAEADAAVANIRGRGRLIVGLDIGSNLFSFRDPITGQITGFDVDIAGEVSRDIFGTPSKVEYRILSSADRITALRNNQVDIVVKTMTITCERKKLVNFSTVYLMANQRILAARDSNISQASDLSGRRVCVVDGTTSLQRIQQISPPPIIVSVVTWADCLVALQQRQADAVSTDDSILAGLVAQDPYLHIVGPSLSQEPYGIGVNLENTGLVRVVNGTLERIRRDGTWYTLYRKWLTVLGPAPAPPVARYVD; encoded by the coding sequence ATGCTGCTCGTGAGCATCCTGACCGCGGTGAGCCTGGTCGGGTGCGGTCAGGCCGCGCCCGCGCTGAACCTGCCGTCGTTGACGCTCGCGCCGCCTACGCCTGCGGGCATGGAGGAGCTTCCGCCGCAGCCGGTGCGGGTCCCGGAGGCCGACAACGACAATTGCAACCGCACCGCGAGCCTGCGCCCGTTCAGCAACAAGGCCGAGGCCGACGCGGCCGTGGCGAACATCCGCGGGCGGGGCCGGCTGATCGTCGGCCTGGACATCGGCAGCAACCTGTTCTCGTTCCGCGATCCGATCACCGGCCAGATCACCGGTTTCGACGTCGACATCGCCGGCGAGGTGTCGCGGGACATCTTCGGCACGCCGTCGAAGGTCGAGTACCGGATCCTGTCGTCGGCCGATCGGATCACCGCGCTGCGCAACAACCAGGTGGACATCGTCGTCAAGACCATGACCATCACCTGCGAGCGCAAGAAGCTGGTGAACTTCTCCACGGTGTATCTGATGGCCAATCAGCGGATCCTGGCCGCGCGGGATTCCAACATCTCGCAGGCCTCGGATCTGTCGGGCCGGCGCGTGTGCGTCGTCGACGGCACCACGTCGTTGCAGCGGATCCAGCAGATCAGCCCGCCGCCGATCATCGTGTCGGTGGTGACGTGGGCCGACTGCCTCGTCGCGCTGCAACAACGCCAGGCCGACGCGGTCAGCACCGACGACTCGATCCTCGCCGGGCTGGTGGCCCAGGACCCGTACCTGCACATCGTCGGTCCCAGCCTGAGCCAGGAGCCCTACGGCATCGGGGTGAATCTGGAGAACACCGGTCTGGTGCGAGTGGTCAACGGGACGTTGGAGCGGATCCGCCGCGACGGCACCTGGTACACCCTCTACCGGAAGTGGTTGACGGTGCTCGGCCCGGCGCCGGCACCTCCCGTGGCGAGGTACGTCGACTGA
- the thiE gene encoding thiamine phosphate synthase encodes MDQAVELPVQRLQRASLYLCTDARRERGDLAEFAEAALAGGVDLIQLRDKGSAGEKTFGPLEARQELEALEVLADAARRHGALLAVNDRADIALASGADVLHLGQDDLPLDVARGIIGRRPVIGRSTHDIAQMAVAIAERVDYFCVGPCWPTPTKPGRPAPGLDLVRATAAHKPSKPWFAIGGIDRERLPEVLDAGARRIVVVRAITAAEDPKAAAEELKTAISAAG; translated from the coding sequence GTGGACCAAGCCGTGGAACTTCCCGTGCAGCGCCTGCAGCGCGCCTCCCTGTATCTGTGCACCGACGCCCGTCGAGAACGCGGTGACCTGGCCGAATTCGCCGAGGCAGCCTTGGCGGGCGGGGTCGATCTGATCCAGCTGCGCGACAAGGGCTCCGCGGGTGAGAAGACGTTCGGTCCGCTGGAGGCACGTCAGGAACTCGAAGCGCTGGAGGTCCTGGCCGACGCGGCGCGTCGGCACGGCGCCCTGCTGGCCGTCAACGACCGGGCCGACATCGCGCTGGCGTCCGGTGCGGACGTGCTGCACCTCGGCCAGGACGATCTGCCGCTCGACGTCGCGCGCGGCATCATCGGTCGCCGGCCCGTCATCGGACGCTCCACGCACGACATCGCGCAGATGGCGGTCGCCATCGCCGAGCGGGTCGACTACTTCTGTGTGGGTCCCTGCTGGCCGACGCCCACCAAGCCGGGCCGCCCCGCACCGGGCCTGGACCTGGTCCGCGCCACGGCGGCGCACAAGCCGAGCAAGCCGTGGTTCGCGATCGGCGGAATCGACAGGGAGCGGCTGCCGGAGGTGCTCGACGCGGGAGCCCGGCGCATCGTCGTGGTGCGGGCGATCACCGCGGCCGAGGATCCGAAGGCCGCGGCCGAGGAACTCAAGACGGCGATCAGCGCTGCCGGTTGA
- the glnX gene encoding protein kinase G-activating protein GlnX produces the protein MTVELAHPSTEPLASRSPTTPAHPRWWFLWTTPGRILTIGLVLSALVIASAFATSTAVNDRQQALTTVLDHTEPLSFAAGRLYTTLSVADAAAATAFIAGAEPRDVRQRYEQAIVDASVAVTRASSGLTDEALVQLLGRINARLAIYTGLIETARTNNRAGNPVGSSYLSEASSMMQTQILPDAQRLYEETSARVDAETTASTQIPLPVILVVLATLLFGAFANRWLARRTRRRVNIGFVAGGLAVLIMLIWVSTALVISTSDSRSAKETAAESLKTITTLAITAQQARADETLALIRRGDENVRKQSYYQRIDVMQQQLSDYLARDIGIDKSDLAGAEQLLTRWRAADDRINAYIAVGNYQAATQVALGTGEDDSTPAFDKLDDALSKAIETSRNQLRTDIANARRVLSGATVGAALLSVAAAVAVALGIWPRLSEYR, from the coding sequence GTGACTGTGGAGTTGGCACATCCCTCGACCGAGCCCCTCGCGTCTCGGTCGCCGACCACACCTGCGCATCCGCGCTGGTGGTTCCTGTGGACCACACCCGGGCGCATCCTCACCATCGGCCTGGTGCTGTCCGCGCTGGTCATCGCCAGTGCGTTCGCGACGTCGACGGCGGTCAACGACCGCCAGCAGGCGTTGACGACGGTGCTCGACCACACCGAGCCGCTGTCGTTCGCCGCGGGCCGGCTGTACACGACGCTGTCGGTCGCCGACGCGGCCGCGGCGACGGCGTTCATCGCCGGCGCCGAACCCCGTGATGTGCGGCAGCGCTACGAGCAGGCCATCGTCGACGCATCCGTCGCCGTCACCCGTGCGTCCAGCGGGCTGACCGACGAGGCGCTGGTCCAGTTGCTGGGCCGGATCAACGCGCGCCTGGCGATCTACACCGGCCTGATCGAGACCGCGCGCACCAACAACCGCGCCGGCAACCCGGTCGGCTCGTCGTATCTGTCCGAGGCGTCGTCGATGATGCAGACGCAGATCCTGCCCGACGCGCAGCGGCTCTACGAGGAGACATCGGCGCGGGTGGACGCCGAGACGACGGCGTCGACGCAGATCCCGCTGCCGGTGATCCTGGTGGTGCTCGCGACGCTGCTGTTCGGCGCGTTCGCCAACCGCTGGCTGGCCCGACGCACCAGGCGCCGGGTCAACATCGGCTTCGTCGCAGGCGGCCTGGCGGTGCTGATCATGCTGATCTGGGTGTCGACCGCGCTGGTGATCTCGACATCGGACAGCCGCAGCGCCAAGGAGACCGCCGCCGAATCGCTGAAGACCATCACGACGCTGGCGATCACCGCGCAGCAGGCCCGCGCCGACGAGACGCTGGCGCTGATCCGCCGCGGCGACGAAAACGTGCGCAAACAGTCCTACTATCAGCGCATCGACGTGATGCAGCAGCAGCTTTCCGATTACCTGGCCCGCGACATCGGCATCGACAAGAGCGACCTGGCGGGTGCGGAGCAACTGCTGACCCGGTGGCGCGCGGCCGACGACCGGATCAACGCCTACATCGCTGTCGGCAACTATCAGGCCGCGACGCAGGTGGCGTTGGGCACCGGCGAAGACGACTCCACACCGGCGTTCGACAAGCTCGACGACGCGCTGTCCAAGGCCATCGAGACCAGCCGCAACCAACTGCGCACCGACATCGCCAACGCCCGCCGCGTGTTGTCCGGCGCGACGGTGGGCGCCGCGCTGCTCAGTGTGGCCGCGGCCGTGGCGGTGGCGTTGGGTATCTGGCCCCGACTGAGTGAGTACCGCTGA